One Eurosta solidaginis isolate ZX-2024a chromosome 5, ASM4086904v1, whole genome shotgun sequence DNA segment encodes these proteins:
- the LOC137253858 gene encoding juvenile hormone esterase, with protein sequence MPIRRCISSVAVLCLLALLASATSVECEDNSTAEGLDRELSDMVLTTALGKIRGTLLPSQAGRNFYAFRGIPYAKPPVGALRFKPPEPVDQWFDIFDATFDGPRCPQPGLYSDDVSEDCLRVNIYTRDLPTEKEPNIKKPVIIFIHPGGFYSLSGQSKNFAGPQYFMDRNVMLVTFNYRLGSLGFLATGTEEALGNMGLKDQVMLLRWVKLHISRFGGDPNSVTLLGYGAGAMSITLHMVSPMSRNLFHKAIVMSGSITGQWPLPFEQLNLAMRQAALLHCSTENLTDMMSCLHSKHYLEYANTLPHMFEFGRNNPLILWKPVIEPNYGQERFLTEDPVWSYQNGNFMKIPVITGMTKDEFAGQAISIVENPRLLKALAHNFEQIAPICFLYNSDSPRSSNISMELKNAYFGEESLEYAGSLQPLIELYSDALTGFSVHRFVHLAARSTKVFYYRFSYQGQRSHIYYPTNKPYGVVHHDDLMYLFVEPSVSRMFTADDREFVIVDKLTRMFTAFAYKGDPNKQSDDKLRDIRWRAFSFKRQHYLDIGEEIVLREGLNMGRYEVWKRLFPLNWKRQSKHDVLDYE encoded by the exons ATGCCTATACGACGCTGCATTAGCAGCGTTGCAGTGCTTTGTTTGCTAGCTTTGCTAGCGAGTGCTACCAGTGTGGAATGTGAAGATAATAGTACAGCAGAGGGTTTGGATCGTGAACTATCGGACATGGTGCTTACAACAGCATTGGGTAAAATACGTGGCACGCTATTACCCTCACAGGCTGGACGTAATTTTTATGCATTTCGGGGCATACCATACGCCAAACCGCCAGTGGGTGCATTACGCTTCAAACCGCCCGAGCCGGTAGATCAATGGTTTGATATATTCGATGCCACTTTCGATGGACCGCGTTGCCCACAACCGGGTCTGTATAGTGATGATGTGTCCGAAGATTGTTTGCGTGTGAATATTTATACGCGCGATTTGCCTACTGAGAAGGAGCCAAATATTAAGAAACCTGTTATTATATTCATACATCCGGGAGGTTTCTATTCACTCTCAGGACAAAGTAAAAACTTTGCGGGTCCGCAATATTTTATGGATCGTAATGTTATGTTAGTTACATTTAATTATCGTTTGGGATCGCTGGGATTTTTAGCTACCGGCACTGAAGAAGCGCTTGGTAATATGGGTTTGAAGGATCAAGTGATGTTGCTGCGTTGGGTGAAATTGCATATCTCACGTTTTGGCGGTGATCCAAACTCGGTGACACTGCTGGGTTATGGTGCGGGTGCTATGAGCATTACATTACACATGGTATCGCCAATGTCGCGGAACTTGTTTCATAAGGCGATAGTAATGAGTGGTTCCATCACAGGACAATGGCCTTTGCCCTTTGAGCAATTGAATTTGGCTATGCGGCAGGCGGCATTATTACACTGTTCAACAGAGAATTTAACTGATATGATGAGTTGTTTGCATTCG AAACATTATCTTGAATATGCCAACACCTTGCCGCATATGTTCGAGTTTGGACGTAATAACCCACTCATCTTGTGGAAACCCGTCATAGAACCAAATTATGGTCAGGAGCGTTTTCTTACAGAGGATCCAGTTTGGTCGTATCAAAatggtaattttatgaaaattccAGTTATTACGGGCATGACAAAGGATGAGTTCGCGGGACAAGCTATAT CTATTGTTGAGAATCCACGCCTCTTAAAAGCTTTGGCTCATAATTTCGAACAAATTGCACCGATTTGCTTTCTATATAACTCCGATAGTCCACGTTCATCAAATATTAGTATGGAATTGAAGAATGCTTACTTCGGTGAAGAGTCTTTGGAATATGCTGGTTCGCTACAACCATTAATAGAG CTTTACTCAGATGCTCTAACTGGATTTAGTGTTCATCGTTTCGTACATCTGGCAGCGCGCTCAACCAAAGTCTTCTATTACCGTTTTAGCTATCAAGGACAACGCAGTCATATTTATTATCCCACAAATAAACCGTATG GTGTTGTTCATCATGATGATTTGATGTATTTGTTTGTGGAACCATCCGTTAGCCGCATGTTCACCGCGGATGATCGAGAATTTGTGATCGTTGATAAATTAACTCGAATGTTTACAGCGTTTGCTTATAAAGG cgaTCCAAATAAACAAAGTGATGATAAATTGCGCGATATTCGTTGGCGCGCTTTTAGTTTCAAACGACAACATTATTTGGATATTGGCGAGGAAATTGTTTTGCGTGAGGGTCTAAATATGGGACGTTATGAGGTTTGGAAGCGCTTATTTCCATTAAATTGGAAACGTCAAAGTAAACATGACGTACTGGATTATgaataa